Proteins encoded together in one Jeotgalibacillus aurantiacus window:
- a CDS encoding DEAD/DEAH box helicase: protein MLELTQKKWEEAGFTEMTAVQKQVIPLLKEGKDVIAESPTGTGKTLAYVLPLIENLNASQKLPQAIILAPSKELSMQILDVLQQWGKDAGLKAASIIGGANPKRQLEKLKKQPHVIVGTPGRIHELIKQKKLKMHEVKTIILDEADQLFLPEHQDEIGQIVKSTLADQRQLAMFSATLSEDVVKHGQEIMNEPEVVRVGREEVKQGKVRHQFMVCEAREKVDMIRRMVRMDAMKKEKSLAFMQEVLDVMTAAEKLNYKNLEIAVLHSDLSKEERAASMRKFRKGELPLLLATDVATRGLDIQDVTYVIHMDAAENLDQYIHRSGRTGRAGAEGTVLSFVTPGEIKKLRKFAKELNVELEEVTMYRGKWVYQDHQ, encoded by the coding sequence ATGTTAGAGTTAACGCAAAAGAAATGGGAAGAGGCCGGGTTTACTGAAATGACGGCTGTCCAAAAGCAGGTTATCCCATTATTAAAAGAAGGAAAAGATGTCATTGCAGAATCACCGACTGGAACAGGAAAGACACTTGCTTATGTTCTTCCTTTAATAGAAAATCTGAACGCTTCACAAAAGCTTCCGCAGGCAATTATTTTGGCGCCATCGAAGGAGTTATCCATGCAGATTCTTGATGTTCTTCAGCAGTGGGGAAAGGATGCAGGCTTGAAAGCTGCTTCGATCATTGGTGGAGCGAATCCGAAAAGACAGCTTGAGAAATTGAAGAAGCAGCCTCATGTGATTGTAGGCACGCCGGGTCGAATTCACGAATTGATTAAGCAAAAAAAGCTGAAAATGCATGAGGTGAAGACGATCATCCTTGATGAGGCGGATCAGCTGTTTTTACCTGAGCATCAGGATGAAATCGGACAGATTGTGAAAAGCACACTAGCAGATCAAAGGCAGCTTGCCATGTTTTCAGCGACCTTGTCTGAAGATGTTGTGAAGCACGGACAAGAGATTATGAATGAACCTGAAGTGGTTCGCGTGGGAAGAGAAGAAGTGAAACAGGGCAAAGTACGCCATCAGTTTATGGTGTGTGAGGCCCGTGAAAAAGTGGATATGATCCGGCGTATGGTCCGGATGGACGCGATGAAAAAAGAAAAATCACTTGCCTTTATGCAGGAAGTGCTTGATGTGATGACAGCTGCTGAAAAGCTCAACTATAAGAACCTTGAAATTGCTGTGCTGCATAGTGATTTATCAAAAGAAGAGCGTGCTGCATCTATGAGAAAGTTCAGAAAGGGCGAGCTTCCATTGCTGTTAGCTACTGATGTAGCTACACGCGGACTTGATATCCAGGATGTCACGTATGTGATCCACATGGATGCTGCTGAGAATCTTGACCAATATATTCACCGCTCAGGTCGGACAGGCAGAGCTGGCGCAGAGGGAACAGTCCTTAGCTTTGTGACGCCTGGTGAAATTAAAAAGCTCCGCAAGTTTGCAAAGGAATTGAATGTTGAACTTGAGGAAGTCACGATGTACCGTGGGAAGTGGGTATACCAGGATCATCAGTGA
- a CDS encoding cobalamin B12-binding domain-containing protein: protein MELSTAKFTEALLNGDQDACWSMVQECVNAGQTTEQIYYHVMTPAMVEIGRLWQENEISVADEHLATTTCDFTMSRYKHEVLLPRIQGQPQDQGRALFFCVEQEEHDLGIRMIAQIFEEKGYLVRMMGANLPVEYALSMAVNWEPDVMGVSASMIKQGEKVPSYIQRLMERFPSVELLIGGRFLTYPEQSLQNVPEERVTLIKDGNGLTSWFAGRNRKEE from the coding sequence ATGGAGTTGTCTACAGCAAAATTTACTGAAGCACTGTTGAATGGGGATCAGGATGCCTGCTGGTCCATGGTGCAGGAATGTGTGAATGCAGGTCAGACTACAGAACAAATCTATTATCACGTTATGACTCCTGCGATGGTTGAAATTGGGAGGCTCTGGCAGGAGAATGAGATCTCAGTAGCTGATGAACATCTGGCTACAACGACGTGTGATTTTACGATGTCGCGTTATAAGCATGAAGTCTTATTGCCGAGAATACAAGGCCAGCCTCAGGATCAGGGGCGAGCGCTTTTCTTTTGTGTAGAACAGGAAGAACATGATCTTGGTATCCGGATGATTGCGCAGATTTTTGAGGAAAAAGGATATCTTGTGCGCATGATGGGTGCAAATCTTCCAGTTGAGTATGCATTGTCTATGGCTGTGAACTGGGAACCGGATGTTATGGGGGTATCAGCCAGTATGATCAAACAGGGAGAGAAGGTACCTTCCTATATCCAGCGATTAATGGAGCGTTTTCCTTCAGTTGAGTTGCTGATTGGCGGCCGTTTTCTAACCTATCCCGAGCAGTCGCTGCAAAATGTACCTGAAGAAAGAGTAACCCTTATTAAGGATGGCAATGGACTGACGTCCTGGTTTGCCGGCCGGAACAGAAAGGAAGAGTAA
- a CDS encoding STAS domain-containing protein has product MITLDTMPLPAFKMSQDLTILEASEDARQLFGHAPSFLDWVDVESREKAQKFMSTQYDEKVELNLVTTEGIISSYILHIKWDGQEGTVLMQQQDQMMLKLMHSVNEHRRRLEESDMELILKKNELEKSLIRIQELSTAVIHLTPNVVLIPIFGDLNIELILSNKDRILKQLYDEQIDELIIDLQAVGKITDDGVEEFSLLLKNCSLLGATCSITGIRPEHVPQLHQKEIAGKVMFINSLKDTLTRIVS; this is encoded by the coding sequence TTGATCACACTTGATACGATGCCTCTTCCCGCTTTTAAAATGTCTCAGGATTTAACCATTTTAGAAGCTTCAGAGGATGCCAGACAATTATTTGGCCATGCTCCCTCTTTTTTAGATTGGGTTGACGTGGAAAGTCGCGAGAAGGCACAGAAATTTATGTCAACTCAGTACGATGAAAAGGTCGAGTTGAACCTTGTCACTACAGAAGGGATTATCTCATCTTATATCCTTCATATTAAGTGGGATGGTCAGGAAGGTACCGTGCTGATGCAGCAGCAGGATCAAATGATGCTAAAGCTGATGCATTCTGTTAATGAACACAGGCGCAGGTTGGAAGAAAGCGATATGGAGCTGATTCTGAAAAAGAATGAGCTTGAAAAGTCTCTGATCAGAATTCAGGAGCTATCGACGGCAGTCATTCATTTAACACCAAATGTTGTGCTGATACCGATATTTGGAGATTTAAATATTGAGCTGATTTTATCAAATAAAGACCGGATTTTAAAACAGCTTTATGACGAGCAGATTGATGAATTGATCATTGATCTTCAGGCTGTCGGTAAAATAACAGATGATGGTGTGGAGGAATTCAGTCTTCTGTTGAAAAACTGCTCATTACTGGGGGCAACCTGCAGTATTACCGGAATTAGACCAGAGCATGTACCCCAGTTACACCAAAAAGAAATTGCAGGAAAGGTTATGTTTATTAACAGCCTTAAAGATACTTTAACAAGAATTGTTTCATGA
- a CDS encoding potassium channel family protein has translation MKKQFAVLGLGSFGGHLVEEFHEIGAEVFAMDRDEELVDKYVNLATHVVHGDAQDEQLLLRAGIRNFDLVVVSFGENIEASILTTIILSDLGVKEIWVKASSIYHQKVLEKIGATRVIRPEKDMARRIAHRLTSNHFIDYVELSEEHSMVEIKATKKIVGKTIAQLNIRNRFGCNIVGIYRSHDMLVSPSGDDRIEEGDVLIVIGENRKLHRFEKQGV, from the coding sequence ATGAAAAAACAATTTGCAGTGCTTGGCCTCGGGAGTTTTGGAGGTCATCTTGTAGAGGAATTCCATGAAATAGGTGCGGAAGTGTTCGCAATGGATCGTGATGAAGAGCTGGTTGATAAATACGTGAATCTTGCTACTCATGTGGTTCACGGGGATGCACAGGATGAGCAGCTGCTTCTTCGCGCAGGAATCCGGAATTTTGATCTGGTTGTCGTGTCGTTCGGAGAAAACATTGAAGCAAGTATTTTAACGACGATTATTCTTAGCGACCTTGGTGTCAAAGAAATCTGGGTCAAGGCTTCAAGCATTTATCATCAGAAGGTACTTGAGAAGATCGGTGCCACAAGGGTCATTCGTCCTGAAAAGGATATGGCACGCAGGATTGCCCACCGTCTGACTTCCAATCATTTTATTGACTATGTGGAGCTTTCCGAAGAGCATTCCATGGTAGAAATAAAAGCAACCAAAAAAATTGTGGGGAAAACGATCGCGCAGCTTAATATCCGGAATCGTTTTGGCTGCAATATAGTAGGGATTTACCGGTCTCACGATATGCTTGTTTCTCCAAGCGGGGATGACCGTATAGAAGAAGGAGACGTTTTAATTGTGATCGGTGAGAACAGAAAGCTACACCGGTTTGAAAAGCAGGGGGTGTAG
- a CDS encoding TrkH family potassium uptake protein: protein MKKKLFQNPPLFLIVLFLTGILLGGAALKIPAATVTPIGWQDAFFTAVSAMTVTGLAVVDTGTVYTTFGQTIIMILIQVGGLGIMTFAVVVFLMLGRKIGFKERLIIQQALNQNAVGGIIRLAIQLMIYSILIELFAVMLLSTVWVPEMGWKDGLFFSLFHAVSAFNNAGFGLLSDSLMSYVGNPMVNLVISALFILGGIGFTVLVDLFRSTSIRRWSLHTKLMVSGTLIINIFAMIYLFFNEFANPATLGGLTLDEKIWAAYFQAVSPRTAGFNSIDIASMDDSSLLFIIILMFIGAGSASTGGGIKLTTFIVILLATVAFFRRNTEIHMFDREIRQEIIFKSLAIAMSSVLFIIAALSIMTHTEDGAGFLPIVFETVSAFGTVGLSMGLTPDLSDMGKYVIMLVMFIGKVGPLTLFFSIAKPDYRKIKYPKADVLAG, encoded by the coding sequence ATGAAGAAAAAACTTTTTCAGAACCCTCCTCTTTTTTTGATTGTCCTGTTTTTAACCGGAATCCTGCTTGGAGGCGCTGCACTTAAAATTCCTGCAGCAACCGTTACGCCGATCGGCTGGCAGGATGCTTTTTTTACAGCTGTTTCTGCCATGACAGTAACAGGTCTGGCGGTCGTTGATACGGGAACGGTATATACGACGTTCGGTCAGACGATTATTATGATCCTGATTCAAGTTGGTGGCCTTGGGATTATGACGTTTGCAGTAGTGGTTTTTCTAATGCTTGGCAGAAAGATTGGATTCAAGGAAAGACTGATCATTCAGCAGGCATTAAACCAAAATGCTGTAGGTGGTATTATCCGCCTTGCTATTCAGCTGATGATCTATTCAATATTAATAGAATTATTTGCGGTCATGCTTTTATCTACTGTATGGGTGCCTGAAATGGGATGGAAAGATGGATTATTCTTTAGTCTTTTCCATGCGGTATCAGCCTTTAATAACGCAGGATTTGGGCTGTTGAGTGATAGTCTGATGTCCTATGTGGGAAATCCTATGGTTAACCTTGTGATTTCTGCATTATTTATTTTAGGTGGAATCGGATTCACTGTCCTGGTAGATTTGTTCCGTTCGACATCCATTCGCAGATGGAGCCTTCACACCAAGCTGATGGTATCAGGTACACTGATCATCAACATTTTTGCCATGATCTATTTATTCTTTAATGAATTTGCTAACCCGGCCACACTTGGTGGGCTGACACTGGATGAGAAAATATGGGCAGCTTATTTTCAGGCGGTCAGTCCGAGAACCGCAGGCTTTAATTCTATTGATATTGCTTCTATGGATGATTCAAGCCTGCTTTTTATCATTATCCTTATGTTTATAGGAGCAGGCAGTGCATCAACTGGTGGCGGGATCAAGCTCACGACATTTATCGTGATTTTGCTCGCTACTGTCGCGTTCTTCAGACGAAATACAGAGATTCATATGTTTGATCGCGAAATTCGTCAGGAAATTATTTTTAAATCGCTTGCTATTGCCATGAGCAGTGTATTATTTATCATTGCAGCGTTGAGTATTATGACGCATACAGAGGATGGTGCCGGTTTCCTGCCGATTGTATTTGAAACGGTTTCTGCCTTTGGAACGGTTGGATTATCAATGGGGCTTACACCTGACTTATCAGATATGGGTAAATATGTAATAATGCTGGTGATGTTTATCGGAAAAGTTGGTCCGTTAACCTTATTCTTTTCAATCGCTAAACCGGATTATCGTAAAATTAAGTATCCGAAAGCAGATGTACTTGCTGGGTAA
- a CDS encoding SOS response-associated peptidase produces the protein MCGRFSLTEALEDLKEYYQFNMRDDFDVYPHINLAPSNQVAAIVSVEGKRYPAYFRWGLIPPFAKDEKIGYKTFNARAETVSEKPSFRRAFRSKRCLIPASSFYEWKKTEEGNKQPYEIKLVSGDPLTFAGLWESWRNEQNDLIRSCTIITTEPNSAMSQIHDRMPVILSPDQFDRWLNHDGDVEELNYLLSPFTGELKISKISGERFKRK, from the coding sequence TTGTGTGGACGATTTTCTTTAACCGAAGCGCTTGAGGATTTAAAGGAATATTACCAATTCAATATGCGGGATGACTTTGATGTCTACCCACACATTAACCTTGCACCCAGCAATCAGGTAGCCGCTATTGTCAGTGTTGAAGGGAAGCGATACCCCGCTTATTTTCGCTGGGGGCTCATTCCGCCTTTTGCTAAAGATGAAAAAATCGGATACAAAACCTTTAACGCCCGGGCAGAAACCGTTTCTGAAAAGCCGAGCTTCCGCAGAGCCTTCCGATCTAAACGGTGCTTAATTCCCGCGAGCTCCTTTTACGAATGGAAGAAAACAGAGGAAGGGAACAAACAGCCTTATGAAATAAAACTTGTCAGCGGGGATCCATTAACGTTTGCTGGACTTTGGGAATCATGGCGAAACGAACAGAATGACCTGATCAGAAGCTGCACCATTATTACAACTGAGCCGAATAGCGCAATGAGCCAAATTCACGACCGCATGCCTGTCATTCTTTCACCTGACCAATTCGACCGATGGCTGAACCATGATGGAGATGTGGAAGAGTTAAACTATTTATTGAGTCCTTTTACAGGAGAGCTGAAAATCAGCAAAATTTCAGGAGAACGGTTTAAACGAAAATAA
- a CDS encoding DUF4352 domain-containing protein, which yields MKKFWLVSALAASLMLAACSEETDESAGNAESAQETTEETEAPEETSEPALYVVEDEVQTGDLTMTAVSAGVTEQIDETNRVYEVSFSITNNGEEEAVITGDQFRLTDLADEEKSAYGDPVEWTVPAGETVEGSLQFEASATTAFKLFGTFGEEEIEWRLPGITSLD from the coding sequence ATGAAGAAATTTTGGTTAGTATCTGCGCTTGCTGCATCACTTATGCTTGCAGCATGTTCAGAGGAAACAGACGAATCAGCTGGTAACGCTGAATCAGCACAAGAGACAACAGAAGAAACGGAAGCGCCTGAAGAAACGTCAGAGCCGGCTTTATATGTTGTAGAGGATGAGGTTCAGACGGGTGATCTGACGATGACAGCTGTCAGTGCAGGTGTGACAGAGCAAATCGACGAAACAAATCGTGTTTATGAAGTCAGTTTCAGTATTACGAACAATGGTGAGGAAGAAGCTGTGATTACAGGTGATCAGTTCCGTTTAACAGATCTGGCTGATGAGGAAAAATCTGCCTATGGTGATCCGGTTGAATGGACAGTGCCTGCCGGTGAAACAGTTGAAGGATCACTTCAATTTGAGGCATCTGCTACTACAGCCTTTAAGCTGTTCGGTACTTTTGGCGAAGAGGAAATTGAATGGAGACTGCCAGGCATTACTTCACTGGATTAA